GCCGCGACGGTGCACGAGCTCACCGGGCTCTCCCCGACGGTCGCGCTGCACATCCCCTGGGACCGGGTGGACGACTACGCGGCTCTCGGCGACTTCGCCGCGTCGAAGGGCGTGCGGCTCGGCACGATCAACTCGAACACGTTCCAGGACGACGACTACAAGTTCGGGTCGCTCACGCACTCGGATCCGGTCATCCGGCAGAAGGCGATCGACCACCACCTCGCCTGCATCGACATCATGGACGCGACCGGATCCCGCGACCTCAAGATCTGGCTCGCCGACGGGTCGAACTACCCGGGCCAGCAGGACATCCGCGGCCGCCAGGACCGCCTCGCCGACTCCCTCGCGGAGATCTACGCACGCCTCGGAACGGACCAGCGGATGGTGCTCGAGTACAAGTTCTTCGAGCCGGCGTTCTACCACATGGACGTCCCGGACTGGGGCACCAGCTACGCGCACGTGGCCGCCCTCGGGGACCGGGCGCTCGTGTGCCTGGATACCGGTCACCACGCGCCGGGCACCAACATCGAGTTCATCGTCGCCCAGCTGCTGCGCCTCGGGAAGCTCGGCTCGTTCGACTTCAACTCGCGCTTCTACGCCGACGACGACCTCATCGTCGGCGCGGCCGACCCGTTCCAGCTGTTCCGGATCCTCTACGAGGTCGTCCGCGGCGGCGGCTACGGGCCCGACTCCCCCGTCGCGTTCATGCTCGACCAGTGCCACAACGTCGAGGACAAGATCCCCGGTCAGATCCGCTCCGTGCTCAACGTGCAGGAGATGACGGCGCGCGCGCTCATGGTCGACCGCGCGGCGCTCGAGCAGGCGCAGCTCGCCGGCGACGTGCTGGGCGCGAACGGGATCCTCATGGACGCGTTCTACTCCGACGTGCGCCCGTCGCTGGCCGCGTGGCGGGAGAGCCGGGGTCTCCCCGCCGACCCCATGCAGGCCTACGCCGCGTCCGGACGCGCGGAGCGGCTCGCCGAGGAGCGGGTCGGCGGCACGCAGGCCGGCTGGGGCGCCTGACGCGTCGCCGCCTCCCTCACCTCCAACCTCTCGCTCCCCCCTCAGGACAGGAACCTCCGAACCCCATGACGAACGACACCGCCGCTGAGCTCATCGCCCGATCGAACCGCCTGGGTGCCGACCCCAGGAACACGAACTACGCGGGAGGCAACACCTCCGCGAAGGGCACGGCCACGGATCCCGTCACCGGGGAGCCTGTCGAGCTGCTCTGGGTGAAGGGGTCGGGTGGGGACCTCGGCACGCTGACCGAGTCGGGCCTCGCGGTCCTGCGGCTCGACCGCCTCCGCGCGCTGGCGAACGTGTACCCGGGCGTCGAGCGCGAGGACGAGATGGTCGCCGCCTTCGACTACACGCTGCACGGCAAGGGCGGTGCCGCGCCGTCCATCGACACCGCGATGCACGGTCTCGTCGACGCCGCGCACGTCGACCACCTGCACCCTGACTCCGGCATCGCCTTCGCGACCGCCGCCGACGGCGAGCGACTCACCGCCGAGGCGTTCGGCGGAACCGTCGCCTGGGTACCGTGGCGTCGACCCGGATTCCAGCTCGGGCTCGACATCGCCGCGATCAAGGCGGCGAACCCCGGCGTGATCGGCGCGATCCTCGGCGGCCACGGGATCACCGCATGGGGCGACACGAGCGAGGAGGCGGAGGCGAACTCCCTCCGCATCATCGAGACCGCATCCGCCTACATCGCGGAGCACGGCACCCCGGAGCCGTTCGGTCCCGCGCTCGACGGCCACGCCGCCCTGCCCGAGGAGGAGCGCCGCGCCAAGGCCGCCGCACTCGCCCCGCACCTGCGGGCGATCGCTTCCCAGGACCGCCCCCAGGTCGGCCACTTCACCGACTCGGCGGAGGTCCTCGACTTCCTCGCCAGCACGGAGCACCCGCGCCTCGCCGCGCTCGGCACCTCCTGCCCGGACCACTTCCTCCGCACCAAGGTGAAGCCCCTCGTCGTCGATCTGCCGGCGACGGCGCCCGTCGAGGAGATCCTCCAGCGCCTCCCCGCGCTGCACGACGCCTACCGGGCCGACTACCAGGCCTACTACGACGCGCACGCGACGCCCGAGAGCCCGGCGATCCGCGGGGCCGATCCGCTGATCGTCCTGATCCCCGGCGTCGGCATGTTCTCGTACGGCGCGAACAAGCAGACCGCGCGCGTGGCGGGCGAGTTCTACGTCAACGCGATCAACGTCATGCGCGGCGCCGAGGCGATCTCGACCTACGCGCCCATCGACGAGGCGGAGAAGTTCCGCATCGAGTACTGGGCGCTCGAGGAGGCGAAGCTGCAGCGGATGCCAAAGCCGAAGCCCCTCGCGTCCCGCATCGCGCTCGTGACCGGCGCCGCGTCGGGCATCGGCAAGGCCATCGCCACCCGCCTCGCCGCGGAGGGCGCATGTGTCGTCATCGCGGACCTCGACCTCGCCAAGGCCCAGGCCGCTGCCGCCGAGCTGGGACCCGCGGACGTCGCGGTCGGTGTCGCGGCGAACGTGTCCGACGCCGCAGCGGTGAAGGCCGCCGTCGACGCGACGGTCCTCGCGTTCGGCGGGCTCGACCTCGTCGTCAACAACGCCGGGCTCTCGCTGTCGAAGTCGCTGTTCGACACGACCGAGGCCGACTGGGACCTGCAGCACGACGTGATGGCCAAGGGCTCGTTCCTCGTCTCCCAGGCCGCGGCACGCGTGCTCGTCGACCAGGGGCTCGGGGGCGACATCATCTACATCTCCTCGAAGAACTCCGTCTTCGCGGGCCCGAACAACATCGCCTACTCCGCCACGAAGGCCGACCAGGCCCACCAGGTGCGCCTCCTCGCTGCGGAGCTCGGCGAGCACGGCATCAAGGTGAACGGCATCAACCCCGACGGCGTCGTCCGCGGCTCCGGGATCTTCGCCTCCGGGTGGGGCGCCAACCGCGCCAAGACCTACGGGATCGAGGAGGAGGACCTGGGCGCGTTCTACGCGAAGCGCACCATCCTCAAGCGGGAGGTCGTCCCCGAGAACGTGGCGAACGCCGTGTTCGCGCTCTGCACCTCAGACTTCTCGCACACGACCGGTCTGCACGTGCCCGTCGATGCGGGCGTCGCGGCCGCGTTCCTCCGATGACGCATGTCGGCGCCGCGAGGGCACGCGGATGGTGAAGCAGGTAGCGGCCGTCGATCTCGGCGCGAGCAGCGGCCGCGTGATCCTCGGCAGCGTCGACGTCGGCGGCATCCGACTCCGCCACATCGCGCGGTTCGCCAACCGCCCCGTCCCCCTGCACGAGAGCGCGCCCGACGCGTCCGGCCTGCACTGGGACACGACCGGGCTCTGGCGGTCCGTCCTCGACGGCCTCGGCGCTGCCGTCCGCGACGCCGATGAGCTGGTCTCCATCGGCGTGGACTCGTGGGCGGTGGACTACGCGCTCCTGCGCGGCGGGAGGATGCTCGGTACGCCCTACCACTACCGCGACGCGCGAACCGCGGCGGGAGTGGCGGCCGCGCACAGGCGCATCTCCGCTGAGGACCTCTTCGCCCGCACCGGATTGCAGCACCTACCCTTCAACACGGTGTTCCAATTGACCGCCGACCGGCTCAGCGGCACGTTGCCGCTCGCCGACCGGGCCCTGCTCATGCCGGACCTGCTTGCCTGGTGGCTCACCGGCGTGCAGGCGACGGAGGTCACCAACGCGTCGACGACTGGCCTCGTGTCGCCTATCACCGGCACCCTCGACCTCACGCTCCTGGACCTCCTCAGCATCCCGCGCGATATGTTCGCGCCCTTCATCGAGCCCGGAGCGACGCTGGGGTCGCTGCTGCCGTCGATCAGAGGCGCCATCGGAGCAGGCGATGCGGTCAGCGTGACCGCGGTGGGGTCGCACGACACCGCATCCGCCGTGGTCGCCGTGCCCATGATCGGAGACAGCGCCGCGTACATCTCCAGCGGGACGTGGTCGCTCGTCGGTCTCGAGCTCCACCGCCCGCTGCTCACTGAGGACGCCCGTCTGGCCGGGTTCACCAACGAAGGCGGCGTCGACGGCACCACGCGCCTCCTCCGCAACGTGTCCGGGCTGTGGCTCCTCAGCGAGTCGATGCGGGCATGGGACGGCGCGGGATCCACAGATTCCGAGCGCAGCAGCGACCTCGCCACCCTCCTCGACGAAGCCGCGAGCGTCCCGGGACTCGTGCCGACGTTCGACATCCAGGACCCGCGCTTCACCCCGCCCGGCAACATGCCGACGCGCATCGCCGCCTGGTTCGAAGAACACGACGTGCCAGTGCCCGCCACGCGTGCTGCGCTCGTCCGCAGCATCCTGGAATCGCTCGCCGAGACCTACGCGGCGACCCTCCGGGATGCGGAACGCATCTCCGGCCGCACCGTCCGGGAGGTCCACGTCGTCGGCGGCGGATCCCAGAACGCCCTCCTGTGCCAGCTCACCGCTGACCGCACGGGGCTCCCCGTGCTCGCAGGACCGGTGGAGGCGACGGCAATCGGCAACATCCTCGTGCAAGCCCGATCCCAGGGTCTTGCGAGCGGCTCCCTGGAGTCGCTTCGCTCCCTCGTCCTACAGTCGTACCCGCCGGTCCGGTACCGACCAAGGACCCGCGCCCGCTGAGCGTAACGACCACTCCCCCGCATCCGATTCCACAGAAAGGGCGGCGCGCACATGGTGCAACGTCAGTTCCCCAAGCCCGTCGAGCTCCTCGAGTACCTGAGCTTCAAGAGGCCCGAGCTCGACGGCCGGAAGCGCCGGCTCGACGCGGCGCTCACCATCGAGGACCTGCGGACGATCGCGAAGCGCCGCACGCCGAAGGCCGCGTTCGACTACACCGACGGATCCGCGGAGGGCGAGATCTCCATCGCCCGCGCCCGCCAGGCGTTCGAGGACGTCGAGTTCCACCCGCAGGTGCTGCGGGACGTCGCGGCGGTCGACACCACGGCGACGGTCCTGGGGGCTCCGTCGGCCCTGCCCTTCGGCATCGCGCCGACCGGCTTCACCCGGTTGATGCAGACCGAGGGCGAGACCGCGGGGGCGGGGGCGGCGGCGGCCGCGGGCATCCCCTTCACCCTGTCGACCCTCGGCACCACCTCCATCGAGGACGTGAAGGAGGTGAACCCGGACGGCCGGAACTGGTTCCAGCTGTACGTGATGCGCGACCGCGACATCTCCTACGGGCTCGTCGAGCGGGCTGCCGCCGCCGGGTTCGAGACGCTCTTCTTCACGGTCGACACGCCTGTCGCCGGCGCGCGCCTCCGGGACAAGCGCAACGGCTTCTCGATCCCGCCGCAGCTCACGGTCGGCACTGTCCTGGATGCGCTCCCCCGCCCGTGGTGGTGGTACGACTTCCTCACCACGAAGAAGCTCGAGTTCGCGTCCCTCAGCTCGACGGGCGGCACCGTGGGAGACCTCCTCGACCTCGCCATGGATCCCACGATCAGCTTCGACGACCTGCGGATCATCCGCGGGATGTGGCCCGGGAAGCTCGTGGTGAAGGGCGTGCAGAGCCTCGAGGACGCGAGGAGGTTCGTCGAAGCGGGCGTCGACGGCATCGTGCTCTCCAACCACGGCGGCCGCCAGCTCGACCGCGCCCCGATCCCCTTCCACCTGCTGCCCGAGGTGGTGCGCGAGATCGGGTCCGACAGTGAGGTGATGGTCGACACGGGCATCATGAACGGCGCCGACATCGTCGCGTCCGTCGCCCTCGGGGCGAGGTTCACGCTCATCGGCCGCGCCTACCTCTACGGCCTGATGGCCGGCGGGCGTCAGGGCGTGGACCGCACCATCGCGATCCTGTCGGACCAGATCGTCCGCACCATGAAGCTCCTCGGCGCGCATTCGCTCGAGGAGCTGACCCCGCAGCACGTCACCCAGCTCGAGAGGCTGCAGCCGCGCGCGCGTCCGTGACGCCGGCGGGCGCGGGTGCCGCGCCGCGGGCGGCGCCGACCGTCGTCCCGCGGGTTCAGCGCCCCCGGGCCGTCCGCCCGCGCCACAGCAGCCACACGAAGTACGGCGTGCCGACGAGCGCGGTCACGAGGCCGGCGCCGAGCTGGCCCGGGGCGATCACGGTACGGCCGAGCAGGTCGGCGAGGGTCACGAGGGCGGCGCCCAGCAGGATCGCGACGGGCACGACGCGCGCGTGGCGCGATCCGACGAGCGCGCGGGCCGCGTGCGGCGCGACCAGGCCGACGAAGCCGATCACGCCGACCGCGGCGACCGCCGTCGCCGTGAGCACCACCGCGATGGAGAGCGCGAGCAGGCGCGCGCGGCCGAGCCCGACGCCGAGGAGGCGCGGGGTGTCGTCGTCGAGGGCGACGAGATCCAGCATCCGGTGCCGCGGGGCCGCCACGGCCACGGCGAGCACGAGGGCGACCAGCACCGGCAGGGCGTCGTCGAAGCCGCGGCCGTAGGTGGATCCGGAGAGCCAGGTGAGCGCCTTCGCCCCGTTGAACGGGTCGGTGAGCACGATGATCATGCTGATGGCCGCGGCCGTGCCCGCCGAGACGCCGACGCCGATGAGCACCAGCCGGTTCTGCGGGAAGCCGCCGCGCGCGGCGAGGCCGAAGACGACGGCCGCCGCGGCGAGCGCCCCGAGTCCGGCCGCGCCCGCGATGCCCCAGCCGGACGCGAGGGGCGCGCTGGTCACGAACAGCACGGCGCCGAGGCCCGCGCCGCCGGAGACGCCGAGGATCGCGGGATCCGCGAGCGGGTTGCGGGTCACGGCCTGCACGAGCACGCCCGCCAGCGCGAGCGCCGCGCCCGCGAGCACGGCGGCGAGCACGCGCGGCACGCGGGTGTCGAGCACGTAGCTGACGACGGGACCGGCCGTGCCGCGGATCCCGTTGACGACGTCGCCGAGGAGCAGCTTCGCGTCGCCGAGGAGCACGGACGCGACGAGCAGCCCGACGAGCACCGCGACTAGCGCGCCGACCACGAGCGCGGCGCGACGGCGGGTGATCACGCCGTGCCGCTCGGTGGGCGCGGGCGTCGCGCTGTCGCGCGTGCGCACGGCCAGCACCACGAGCACGACCGCGCCGATGAGGGAGGTGACGAGCCCGGTCGGCACCGCGACCGATGCCTCGGCGCCGACGACCGCGCGCAGCAGCACGTCGGCGAGCAGCACGACCGCCGCGCCCATGAGCCCGGCGACGGGGATGAAGACCCACGAGCGGCGGACGCCCGGCACGAGCCGCCGCAGCGGCCGCACGAACGCGGGCGCGTACAGGCCGACGAAACCGATGGGGCCGGCGACCGTCACGGCCGCGGCGGCGAGCAGCACCGAGGCGAGCACGGCGATCACGCGGGTCGCGCGCACGTCGACGCCGAGGCTGCGGGCGGCGTCGTCGCCGAGCCCGAGCGCGTCGAGCCGGCGGGTGATGAGGAGCAGGATCCCGAGCGCGACCACCACGACGGGCGCCATCTGCGCGACCGCGTCGAACCCGTTCTGGCCGATGCCGCCCTGGCCCCAGCGGTAGAGGCCACTGGTCTGCTGCGGGAAGAGGAGGAGGAGCGCGCTGGTGACGGATCCGAGGCCGAGCGCGAGCGCGCTGCCCGCGAGCACGAGGCGCACCGTGCCGGATCCGAGGCCCGAGACCGCGAGCACGACCGCCGCCGCGACGAGGCCGCCGACGAACGCGACGCCCGCGCCGGCGAGCACCGGCAGCGTGAGCCCGGTGACCGCCGCGACCGCGAGGGCCGCGTAGGCGCCGGCGTTCACGGCGAGGGTGTCGGGCGAGGCGAGCACGTTGCGGCTCACGGCCTGGAGGGCCGCGCCGGCCGCGCCGAGGGCGAGGCCGACGAGGATCCCGGCCGCCATGCGCGGCAGCCGCGACGCCACCACGACGGACGCGTCGCCCGGGGTCGCGCGCCCGGTGAGCGCCTCCCACACCTCGCGTGGGCCGACCGCGGCGGTGCCCTGGGTGACGTCGATCACCGCGAGCACCGCCACGACGAGCGCGAGGAGGGCGACGACCGCGACCGCCCGCACCGGGATCCGGCCGGCCCCGTCGGCGCGCGCGACGGCGGCGAGCGCGGGGGCGGGATCCGGGATCGACGCCGGGCCGACGGACGCGGACGCCGGGGAGGCGTCGGTCGACGGGGGCGCGGTGCGGACGGGAGCGGTCATCGGAGGGGTGCGGGTCAGCCGGCCAGCAGGTCGGACACGGCCGTCGCGTACGCCGTCATCGACGCCGGGCCGCCGAACGCCCAGATGCCGTCGGGCATGCGGTGCACGTCGCCCGCCGTCACGAACGGGAGCGACTGCCAGACGGCATTGCCCGCGAGCGTGGAGGCGAACGGGTCGTCGCCCTGCGTGGCGTTGGAGTTGTAGAGGAACTGCACGTCGCCGACCGTCGTGAGGCCCTCGACGTCGGTGGATCCGAGGCCGTAGGCGGGGTCGACCTCGCCCGTCCACGCGTTCTCGAGGCCGAGCTCGGTGGTGACGTCGCCGATGAGCGAGCCCGTGCCGAACGGACGGATGGTGACGGCGCCGGCGTCCACGTACGCGTCCGCGAACAGGAACTTGGATCCCGCGAGCCCGGCGGCGTCGAGCTTCGCCTTCGCGTCGGTGACGGCCTGGTCGTAGGCGTCGATGACCTTCGTCGCCTGGTCCTCGGTGCCCGTCGCCTTCGCGATGAGCTCGAGGTTGTCCTCGCTCTGCTGGATCTGCTTGCTGCCGTCGGCCGACTCGACCTGCAGCACGGGCGCGATCGCCTTCAGCTGCTCGATGGCGTCCACGGGCAGGTCGGTGGTCGCGACGATGAGGTCGGGCGCGAGCGACGCGATGGTCTCCACGCTCGGCTCGCCGCGCGTGCCGATGTCGGCGGGCTCGTTCACGAGCGGGACGGCCGCGGACCACGCGCCGTAGCCCGCGACGTCCGCGACGCCGACGGGGTCCACGCCCAGCGACACGAGGTTCTCCACGACGTTCCACTCGGTGCCGACGACCTTGGTCGCGGGCCCGTCGAGCGTCACCTCCGCGCCGGTACCGTCGGTGAGCGTGACCTGCTCGCCGCTCGGGGTGGATCCGGCGCCCGTGGATGCCTCCTCGGTGGTGCCGCATGCGGTCAGCGTGAGCGCTGTCGCGGCGGCGAGGGCGGTCATCGCCAGGGTTCGTCGTCTCGTGATCACGGGTGGAGCCTCTCGTTCCTGTGGTGGTGGCGGGCGACCGCGCGGGTGCGCAGGCTGCCCGTCGTCGGGTCCGCGTGGACCTCGACGGGGATGCCGTAGACCTCCGTGAGGAGGTCGGGGGTGAGCACCTCGGATGGGGTGCCGGTCTTGACGATCCGGCCGTCCGAGAGCAGCGCGACGGTGTCGGCGAGCGCGGCGGCCTGATCGAGGTCGTGGAGGACGACGCCGACGGCGATGCGCCCGTCGTCGGCGAGGTCGCGCACCAGGTCGAGGAGCTCGACCTGGTAGCGGAGGTCGAGGTACGTGGTGGGCTCGTCGAGGAGGAGCACCCCCGTCTCCTGGGCGAGGCAGCTCGCGAGCCACACGCGCTGGAGCTGGCCGCCGGAGAGCTGGTCGACGCCGCGGTCGGCGAGGGCGGCGAGGCCGGTGAGGTCGAGCGCGCGATCCACGGCCGTGCGGCCCTCGGGATCCGCCCCGCCGAAGCGCCCGCGGTGCGGGTAGCGGCCGAACTCGACGACGTCGCGGACGCTCAGGCCGCCGGGCGTCGGGCGTCCCTGCGTGAGGAGCGCGACGCGGCGGGCGAAGCGGCGGAGGGAGAGGTCGAGGGCGTCGGACTCGCGAGCCTCGCCGCCGTCCTCGCGCAGCACGAGCGATCCGGAGCGCGCCGCCTGGAGCCGGGCCATCGTGCGCAGCAGCGTCGACTTGCCGCTGCCGTTCGGGCCGACGAGCGCGGTGACGCAGCCGGGCCGGATCTCGAGCCCCGCGCCGTGCACGACCTCCGCGTCGCCGTACGCGACCGTGATGTCGCGGGCCTCGAGGGCGGAGGCGGCGGGTGACTCGGGCGTCGGATCCGGGTCCGCGGCGCGCGCGAGCGGAGCGGTGGAGGCGGGGAGGGTCACGCAGGTGAGGTTAGCCTAACCTCACCATCCGGGACAAGCCGGGCGAGGGTCCGGCCGCCGTCGGTGCTCAGGCCCGCGCCGCGACGAGCGCCTCCGAGAGGTGCGCGCCCCACGAGCGGTAGGTGCGCTGGTACCGGCGCTCCTCCGACTCCGGCCGCCACAGCGCGCGCGTGAGCTCCTCGGGAAACGGGACGGCGCGCGTGCACGGGAGGCCGGCGATGGCCTCGCGCGTGTGCCGGTTCAGGGCCTGCGCGTGGAGGCCCGCCGCGAGGCGCGCCGGCTGCGAGAGGCTCCCGGCGTTGTCGAGCGGCGGGATGTCGGCGACGAGGATCCACGCGTCCCGCGGCAGGTGCGCCCGCAGCGCCTCGATGGCGCTCCGCATCTGCCGGCTCCATGCGCGGGTGGAGGTGACGCGCAGCACGTCGGTGATCCCGGCGAGCAGCACGACCGCGTCCGCCCGCGCGAGCTCGCCCTCGACGGTCGCGATCACGGCGGGCGCCTCGCGGAGGCACGAGCGCGGCAGGGGCGCGATCGACCAGGCGACGCCACGTCCCGTGCGCGTCGCGTGGTGCCGGGCGAGGAACGCGGGGAGGGCGATCTCGTGGGTGCGCACGCCGAGGCTGATCATGCCCATCTCGCCGACCACCGCGATCCGGTCGGGGTCCGGGCCCGCGACGGTGCCGTGCGCGGCGTCGTCCGGGTGGATGTCGCCGGACGCGTCCGAGCGGCGGTAGAGGAACTCCCCCACCCGGGCGGCGATGCCGGGGAGGGCGAGGACGGGCAGGAGGAGGGCGGGGATTCGGGGCATGGGGGTCCTGGGCAGCGGGCGGATCCGGCGCGCTCCGCTCCCGGGACGCCGTCGTGCGGCGGCCCGCGCGGAGGGGCGGGAGGGTCGCGGAGAGCGCGCTCTCCGTCGTGCGCACGGGTGGTGGATCCATGCGGCCCGGGGTCCAGGGGATGCTCCACCCTAGACGCGCGTCCTGGGCACCGACCCGCTCCGCGGAGGTCCGTCGCTCAGCGGAGATCGGCGGGCCCGAGCCGGTGCGCCCCACGCAGCCAGGCGACGAGCTCCCCCGCCGTGGCGTCCGGGGACGACGGCAGCGGATCCGCGCTCGCCAGCGCGTGCGCGATGCCGCCCGGCGCGCTGCCCAGCACGGCGTCGAGGAGCGCAGCGCCCCGCAGCCCGACCTCGCCCAGCAGCTCGACCTCGCGCGCGTTCAGGCCGACCGGGAGGTCGCCGTTGCCGAGGTCGGTGCCGTGGGCGACCCGGCCGCCGAGCGCGACGTAGCGGCGCGCGTTGTCGAGGGCCGTCGCGAGGTCGGCGCCCTCGTGGATCGCCAGGGTCGAGATCCAGAGCGCGCCCTGCGCCGCGGATGCCCGCAGCGTGGCGTCGTCGAGCCGCTCGGTCCACGGCACGTGCACGAGCGCGTCGGCGCCCGCCCGGATCGCGCGCGCCGCCTGCCCCGCGCCCTCCGCGTGCACGGCCGCGGGCAGCCCGGCGTCGTGCGCGGCGTCGACCAGCGCGGCCAGGACGTCGTCGGCGAGGAGCGGACCGCCGTCGTGCAGCACGATCTTCACCGCGACGGATCCACCCGCCCGCGCCGCGGTGACGGCCGCCGCCGCGTCCTCCGCCCGCGCCACCTCGCGCACCGCGGCGGCCGGCGCCCACGGCCGGTCCGAGGGGTAGCCGCCCGGGGCGGTGTGGAACGGACCCGCGTAGCGGACGTCCACCCCGGTAGGCGGCCGGGCGGCGATGCGCGCGATCTCCGCCGGATCCCACCCGAGATCGACCACGGCCGTGACGGGCGAGCCGGCGAGCGCCGCGTGGTCCACGAGCCCCAGGTGCACGTGCCGATCCACGACGCCGCCGCTCACCGACAGGTCGAGCCGCCCGAGCGCGTCCTCGGCCGGGTCGGCCAGCGCGACGCGACCGCCGGCGATCCGCACGGCGACCTCGCGGTGGATCCGATCGAGCCGCAGCTCCCGCACCCGCCAGACGCCGCCGGGCACCGCATCCCCACCCGTCATGGCGTCAGCCGTCCGCGCGGGTCGGCGGATCGAGGTCATGGGCCGAGCGTAGGCCGCGCCGACGTCCGGACCGGGTCGGCCGAGCCGTGCTGCGGATCCCGGTCCGCGCCGCGGCATGTGCAGGGGCCGCGACGGCCTATCCGCGCGGCCCGTAGCCTCGTGCCCCTCCCGTCCGAGCCGCAGCCCGAGGTCCCATGCCGCACGCCCCGCACCCGCGCACGCCGCCCGGCGTCGGCCCGTCACGCCGCGGCCGTCCGCGCCGCGCCCCTCGGGGAGGCCGCGCGTGCTGAGCAGCCCCGACCGCGACGACGACCTCCTGCAGGAGCGGCTGCGCGCCCTCCACGACGTCTGGCCCGGGGATCCGGCCGACGACGACCCGCTCCGCGCGACCCGACGTGCGACGGCCGCCGCGGACTCCGGCGGGACCACCGCGGCGCGGCCGCCCGTCCTCCTCCGCCTGGCCGGGCGCGCGGTGCTCCGCCGCCTCGGATCCAGCGCGTCCGGCCTCCCGCTCCCGCGCCGGCTCCCGCCCG
The genomic region above belongs to Clavibacter phaseoli and contains:
- the rhaI gene encoding L-rhamnose isomerase; translated protein: MTDLGPDILRQLEQQAIELPSWAFGNAGTRFKVFTTPGTPRTIKEKISDAATVHELTGLSPTVALHIPWDRVDDYAALGDFAASKGVRLGTINSNTFQDDDYKFGSLTHSDPVIRQKAIDHHLACIDIMDATGSRDLKIWLADGSNYPGQQDIRGRQDRLADSLAEIYARLGTDQRMVLEYKFFEPAFYHMDVPDWGTSYAHVAALGDRALVCLDTGHHAPGTNIEFIVAQLLRLGKLGSFDFNSRFYADDDLIVGAADPFQLFRILYEVVRGGGYGPDSPVAFMLDQCHNVEDKIPGQIRSVLNVQEMTARALMVDRAALEQAQLAGDVLGANGILMDAFYSDVRPSLAAWRESRGLPADPMQAYAASGRAERLAEERVGGTQAGWGA
- a CDS encoding bifunctional aldolase/short-chain dehydrogenase, translated to MTNDTAAELIARSNRLGADPRNTNYAGGNTSAKGTATDPVTGEPVELLWVKGSGGDLGTLTESGLAVLRLDRLRALANVYPGVEREDEMVAAFDYTLHGKGGAAPSIDTAMHGLVDAAHVDHLHPDSGIAFATAADGERLTAEAFGGTVAWVPWRRPGFQLGLDIAAIKAANPGVIGAILGGHGITAWGDTSEEAEANSLRIIETASAYIAEHGTPEPFGPALDGHAALPEEERRAKAAALAPHLRAIASQDRPQVGHFTDSAEVLDFLASTEHPRLAALGTSCPDHFLRTKVKPLVVDLPATAPVEEILQRLPALHDAYRADYQAYYDAHATPESPAIRGADPLIVLIPGVGMFSYGANKQTARVAGEFYVNAINVMRGAEAISTYAPIDEAEKFRIEYWALEEAKLQRMPKPKPLASRIALVTGAASGIGKAIATRLAAEGACVVIADLDLAKAQAAAAELGPADVAVGVAANVSDAAAVKAAVDATVLAFGGLDLVVNNAGLSLSKSLFDTTEADWDLQHDVMAKGSFLVSQAAARVLVDQGLGGDIIYISSKNSVFAGPNNIAYSATKADQAHQVRLLAAELGEHGIKVNGINPDGVVRGSGIFASGWGANRAKTYGIEEEDLGAFYAKRTILKREVVPENVANAVFALCTSDFSHTTGLHVPVDAGVAAAFLR
- a CDS encoding rhamnulokinase; the encoded protein is MVKQVAAVDLGASSGRVILGSVDVGGIRLRHIARFANRPVPLHESAPDASGLHWDTTGLWRSVLDGLGAAVRDADELVSIGVDSWAVDYALLRGGRMLGTPYHYRDARTAAGVAAAHRRISAEDLFARTGLQHLPFNTVFQLTADRLSGTLPLADRALLMPDLLAWWLTGVQATEVTNASTTGLVSPITGTLDLTLLDLLSIPRDMFAPFIEPGATLGSLLPSIRGAIGAGDAVSVTAVGSHDTASAVVAVPMIGDSAAYISSGTWSLVGLELHRPLLTEDARLAGFTNEGGVDGTTRLLRNVSGLWLLSESMRAWDGAGSTDSERSSDLATLLDEAASVPGLVPTFDIQDPRFTPPGNMPTRIAAWFEEHDVPVPATRAALVRSILESLAETYAATLRDAERISGRTVREVHVVGGGSQNALLCQLTADRTGLPVLAGPVEATAIGNILVQARSQGLASGSLESLRSLVLQSYPPVRYRPRTRAR
- a CDS encoding alpha-hydroxy acid oxidase, whose product is MVQRQFPKPVELLEYLSFKRPELDGRKRRLDAALTIEDLRTIAKRRTPKAAFDYTDGSAEGEISIARARQAFEDVEFHPQVLRDVAAVDTTATVLGAPSALPFGIAPTGFTRLMQTEGETAGAGAAAAAGIPFTLSTLGTTSIEDVKEVNPDGRNWFQLYVMRDRDISYGLVERAAAAGFETLFFTVDTPVAGARLRDKRNGFSIPPQLTVGTVLDALPRPWWWYDFLTTKKLEFASLSSTGGTVGDLLDLAMDPTISFDDLRIIRGMWPGKLVVKGVQSLEDARRFVEAGVDGIVLSNHGGRQLDRAPIPFHLLPEVVREIGSDSEVMVDTGIMNGADIVASVALGARFTLIGRAYLYGLMAGGRQGVDRTIAILSDQIVRTMKLLGAHSLEELTPQHVTQLERLQPRARP
- a CDS encoding iron ABC transporter permease, with translation MTAPVRTAPPSTDASPASASVGPASIPDPAPALAAVARADGAGRIPVRAVAVVALLALVVAVLAVIDVTQGTAAVGPREVWEALTGRATPGDASVVVASRLPRMAAGILVGLALGAAGAALQAVSRNVLASPDTLAVNAGAYAALAVAAVTGLTLPVLAGAGVAFVGGLVAAAVVLAVSGLGSGTVRLVLAGSALALGLGSVTSALLLLFPQQTSGLYRWGQGGIGQNGFDAVAQMAPVVVVALGILLLITRRLDALGLGDDAARSLGVDVRATRVIAVLASVLLAAAAVTVAGPIGFVGLYAPAFVRPLRRLVPGVRRSWVFIPVAGLMGAAVVLLADVLLRAVVGAEASVAVPTGLVTSLIGAVVLVVLAVRTRDSATPAPTERHGVITRRRAALVVGALVAVLVGLLVASVLLGDAKLLLGDVVNGIRGTAGPVVSYVLDTRVPRVLAAVLAGAALALAGVLVQAVTRNPLADPAILGVSGGAGLGAVLFVTSAPLASGWGIAGAAGLGALAAAAVVFGLAARGGFPQNRLVLIGVGVSAGTAAAISMIIVLTDPFNGAKALTWLSGSTYGRGFDDALPVLVALVLAVAVAAPRHRMLDLVALDDDTPRLLGVGLGRARLLALSIAVVLTATAVAAVGVIGFVGLVAPHAARALVGSRHARVVPVAILLGAALVTLADLLGRTVIAPGQLGAGLVTALVGTPYFVWLLWRGRTARGR
- a CDS encoding iron-siderophore ABC transporter substrate-binding protein; translation: MITRRRTLAMTALAAATALTLTACGTTEEASTGAGSTPSGEQVTLTDGTGAEVTLDGPATKVVGTEWNVVENLVSLGVDPVGVADVAGYGAWSAAVPLVNEPADIGTRGEPSVETIASLAPDLIVATTDLPVDAIEQLKAIAPVLQVESADGSKQIQQSEDNLELIAKATGTEDQATKVIDAYDQAVTDAKAKLDAAGLAGSKFLFADAYVDAGAVTIRPFGTGSLIGDVTTELGLENAWTGEVDPAYGLGSTDVEGLTTVGDVQFLYNSNATQGDDPFASTLAGNAVWQSLPFVTAGDVHRMPDGIWAFGGPASMTAYATAVSDLLAG